GTCGTCCTCGGCGGCTACCGCTCCGTGCGCGTCGAGCAGATCGCGCTGGTCGTCGGGATGAGCACCGAGCGGGCCGTCGAGATGACGCGCTTCGCCGGGGAGGAGATGGTGCTCGTGACGGCGGAGCCCATCGTGATGGACCCCGGCAGCTCAGCCGCGAGCACCACGCTCCCCCGCGAGATCCTGAAGAACATCCCCACCGATCGCGACACCTCGCACATCCTCGACCTCGCCCCGGGGATCAACATCGAGTCGGCGTACGGCGGCGCCGAGGAGTCGGGGATCGCCTACCAGGTCGACGGCGTCGACATCTCCGATCCCGAGGGGGGAGCCCCCTGGTCGTTCTTCAACTACAGCCTCTTCGACGAGGCCGAGCTGGTGGGCCTCGGCGCCCCCGCGGAGTACGGCGAGTTCACGGGCGTCGTCTTCAACAGCGTCACGAAGTCGGGGGGAAACGACGCGAAAGGGGAGGCCGAGCTCATCTACACCGGCAGGAGCCTGACCGGACGAAACTCGAATGACCCCGATTTCGCGTCGACGATCCAGCTCCACGCCGAGGAGCTCGTGGAGGCGGGGGGGCCGATCCGGAAGGACAGGCTCTGGTACTTCCTCTCGGCGCAGTACGCACGCGATCTCTCGAGCGAGGGGGGCCCGACCCAGGCCGAGACCGACCCGCGCGTCTTCGGAAAACTCTCGTGGCAGGCGAGCCCGAAGAGCACCGTCCAGGCGTGGCTCGAGTGGGCGCACACTAAGGTCACGGGAAGCAACGGCGACGCCTTCACCCCCCTTGCGGCCACCACGG
This window of the Acidobacteriota bacterium genome carries:
- a CDS encoding TonB-dependent receptor, which gives rise to MSPRKGLALLLCLGFLAGSQALAQSRTTSRLVVRVSDDESEAPLAGAALRLESAALIGGPQTCSTDAKGRCRFAEIPNGIYSLTVVLGGYRSVRVEQIALVVGMSTERAVEMTRFAGEEMVLVTAEPIVMDPGSSAASTTLPREILKNIPTDRDTSHILDLAPGINIESAYGGAEESGIAYQVDGVDISDPEGGAPWSFFNYSLFDEAELVGLGAPAEYGEFTGVVFNSVTKSGGNDAKGEAELIYTGRSLTGRNSNDPDFASTIQLHAEELVEAGGPIRKDRLWYFLSAQYARDLSSEGGPTQAETDPRVFGKLSWQASPKSTVQAWLEWAHTKVTGSNGDAFTPLAATT